One genomic window of Monodelphis domestica isolate mMonDom1 chromosome 1, mMonDom1.pri, whole genome shotgun sequence includes the following:
- the DUSP13A gene encoding dual specificity protein phosphatase 13 isoform X1 encodes MLPSGGQLDGMVLHKIRDKTPELDDLQRLLWTQSGSRNHMDEVWPNIYVGDSWAARNLSLLQNLRITHILNAAHGELGISTGPGYYRQVPMTYLGIEAFDDCAFDLSVFFHEAANFIQGALDTPEGKVLVHCAMGLSRSATLVLAFLMLRKHLTLVEALKTVNVHRNICPNLGFLSQLRNLDLQLSQEQHNGDGESLMAPTTLH; translated from the exons ATGCTCCCCAGTGGGGGTCAATTAGATGGGATGGTGCTTCACAAGATCAGAGATAAGACACCAGAGTTGGATGACCTGCAGCGACTCCTCTGGACTCAAAGTGGGTCTAGGAACCATATGGATGAAGTCTGGCCCAACATCTACGTGGGAGATTC ATGGGCTGCCAGGAATCTCAGCCTGCTACAGAACCTAAGAATCACTCACATCCTCAATGCTGCCCATGGTGAATTGGGCATATCCACAGGACCAGGTTATTATCGTCAGGTACCCATGACCTACCTTGGGATAGAGGCTTTTGATGACTGTGCCTTTGACCTCAGTGTCTTTTTCCATGAGGCAGCAAACTTCATCCAGGGAGCCTTAGACACCCCAGAAG GGAAGGTGCTTGTCCACTGTGCCATGGGGCTTAGTCGCTCTGCTACCCTGGTACTTGCCTTCCTGATGCTCCGGAAGCATCTGACCTTGGTGGAAGCCTTGAAGACAGTAAATGTCCATCGAAATATCTGCCCCAATCTGGGGTTCCTCTCTCAGCTGCGTAACTTGGACCTCCAACTTAGCCAGGAACAACATAATGGGGATGGGGAGAGTCTAATGGCACCTACCACTCTGCACTGA
- the DUSP13A gene encoding dual specificity protein phosphatase 13 isoform X2, with product MSGEKVPPKEIKAETDNPDASCPSVSDLQQLLQTGKVSCSHVDEVWPNLFIGDAATANNRFELWKLGITHVLNAAHGGLYCQGGPDFYGSSVSYLGVPAHDLPDFNISAYFSSSADFIHSALCTPGAKVLVHCVVGVSRSATLVLAYLMLRQRLTLLQAVSSVKRHRWIFPNSGFLKQLCQLDKQLHETGAPVKD from the exons ATGTCTGGGGAAAAGGTCcccccaaaagagatcaaagctGAGACGGATAATCCGGATGCTTCCTGCCCTAGTGTCTCAGACCTGCAACAGCTCCTGCAGACAGGAAAGGTCTCCTGTAGCCATGTGGATGAAGTCTGGCCTAACCTCTTCATAGGAGATGC GGCCACAGCAAACAATCGCTTTGAGCTGTGGAAACTAGGCATCACTCATGTGCTGAATGCAGCTCACGGGGGGCTCTACTGCCAGGGGGGACCTGACTTCTATGGCAGCTCTGTGAGCTATCTGGGGGTACCTGCCCACGATCTCCCTGACTTCAACATCAGTGCCTACTTTTCCTCCTCTGCTGATTTTATCCACAGTGCCCTCTGCACGCCTGGGG CTAAGGTCCTAGTGCACTGTGTGGTGGGGGTCAGCCGATCAGCCACTCTGGTCTTGGCTTACCTCATGTTGAGACAAAGGCTAACCCTGCTGCAAGCTGTGAGTTCTGTGAAACGACACCGTTGGATCTTCCCCAACTCTGGCTTCCTCAAGCAGCTCTGCCAGCTGGACAAGCAACTTCACGAGACAGGGGCACCAGTGAAGGACTGA